Below is a genomic region from Actinomadura sp. NAK00032.
GCCGCGTTGCGGACGACGGCGTTGCCGACGGTGCGCGCCACGATGAATCCGACCAGCGGCGGCGTCGCCGGCGCCGGTGTCTCATCCGGGCGAAGCAGGTGAACCACGACAGTTGGCCGTCCGGCGCGGCGACCGCGCCGGACGGCCAACGTGAAGTCGTCCCGCCGCCGCATCCGGTTACCGGACGGCAGCACAGTGCAGGTGGCTCAGACCGCGATGCGGGCGCGGCCCTTGCCCCGCCGACCGGACAGGATCGCGCGGCCGGCGCGCGTGCGCATCCGCAGCCGGAAGCCGTGCTTCTTGTGGCGACGACGGTTGTTCGGCTGGAAAGTACGCTTGCTCACTTGAGGCTCCAGTGCTGCGGTTCGTTCGGCTACGGGTGTTGAGTCTCGCTGGTTCGCGTCGAGGGCCGCGTCCGGTCCCCCGCAGCGGGGGCCCACCCGGACTCGCCTGAAGGGGCTGCTGCCGGCGGGCACGCGGCATCTCCGTCGATGCGACTCGACCTCAGCACGTTACGGGCTCTCCGGGTGCGCGGTCAAACGGAGCGCTCCTCCGACCGTCGGACGGCACGGTCGCTGTGGACAGACCGCGGGCGCGGGGCCGCTGTGGACGGGGTCGGTTCGTGTTGCGGGTGGGGACGGCAGCGGTTAAGGTCGTCTGGGCGAGCCGACACTCCTCCGACTTCGACGAATTCG
It encodes:
- the rnpA gene encoding ribonuclease P protein component, with translation MLPSGNRMRRRDDFTLAVRRGRRAGRPTVVVHLLRPDETPAPATPPLVGFIVARTVGNAVVRNAARRRLRHLMRPHLDRLPAGSLLVVRANPRAGTARPDELAADLESALDRLLRPASKGRR
- the rpmH gene encoding 50S ribosomal protein L34; its protein translation is MSKRTFQPNNRRRHKKHGFRLRMRTRAGRAILSGRRGKGRARIAV